GGGTGGCGCCGGACGAGCTTGTCCGTTTCCGCCTCAATCACGTCCGCAAGCGTGAACCGCCCTTCCTCCTCCGCAATGACGGCGTGGAAGAGCACGTGCAGAAGCACGTCGCCCAACTCCTCCGCCAGTTCGTCCCAGTCCCTATGGTCGATGGCCGCGACCACCTCGTAGGCCTCTTCAATGAGGAGGTGCTTCACCGACTCGTGGGTCTGCTCCCGATCCCACGGGCAATCACGCCGGAGCTGCTTGACGATGGCCGACAGGTCCGCGTACGCCTCCAGCCGCTCGGCGGGCTCGGCGAATTGGGACTCGTAGATCTTGTCGGCAGAGGACGCGTCGGGGTCGGGCATGGATTCGGAGAGCGACGGGGGACTGCTGTGGTGAATACTATCCCATACAGGTCTACAGCCAGAGGCGTCGCGTGTTTGTGTGTGACAGGCGTGTCGGGCCCCTCGCCCACGGGAACATCGCAGGGAATGTGGCGTCAAAACAGATGCGCAAAGATATATTCTGGGGCACTTAGATTATCTAGCGCACCGCTCTTTCACGTATGGGGATGACACGGCTTCGACGTGTAGTAAGCGTGCAGCAGACTGACCTGCCGAGCAGCCTGATTCGCTTCGTAAAACCTGTCAGGAACTGTAACTGCGGACGATTATTCGTACGCGATGGCGGCGTAACAGCCCCCATCTGTCTCACGTCGCTCCTGGCCCTTGGGGAGCGTGAGACATCGACAAAAAGGGTGTAGCCGCCGCGTTCTCCGACTGCGGATGCGCCGGTGAAATTTAATCAGTCTCAGCGCCGCCCTGGCCTCGTGGATGGGCAGACGAGCGACGTGAACCGCTAATGCATCCACTATGCAGGTAGAGGTTTGCCTGTGCGGCTACACGGACCCGGGTTCGACTCCCGGCATCTCCACAACGCTTTTCCCCTGAACCCCGTAGGCCCAACGGCTTACGGGGTTTTCTTTTTGGCCCGAGTGTATTGTTGGGTGCATTCGCCCAAAATCCCGGCTAGGTCCGAAGACGGCCCTTCATGCAGGGTTTCATGCTGGCGACCGGACAAGGGATTACCCTGAACGATAAATGACTTGAACAATGGCGGCCTGAACGTACGGATCCGCACTGGTCCCCGGCCGCTGCATTTCCCTCTTCCCCTCGGCGCTTCAGATCCAGACTTCCAGATTCCAGAGGTCTCTCTCCATCGACGAGACTGATGAGAACGGAACGACGTACTACCGTGTTCGTCACCACCGCCGCCGAGGACGATGGAGAAACCACTGAAAGCGACACGTCAAATGAAGTAGAGACGGCATCCTTCTCCAATCCGCCGGACCGGCCGTAAGACTGACACTCACTCTTGATGTCTCGCCTTTTTGATTTGCTGACACCTTTAGAAACGGTAGTTTTTGAAGTAAGAAGCATCCACCGCCTCCTCCATGGAGCGAGGTTCAGGGCAAATGAGGTGTTTCAGAAGTTGTCATGGTGGTGTGGCCTTATGGGTAGCTGTTATCCGCTCAGAACGGCTTTTCGATCGGGGAGTCCCGCTGAGACAAGCACGAACCAGGACAAGTACGCAGTACGCTATCCATTCCACTGACTTGCCAGATTGCCTCATGGCGGCGTGTGCACTGTGGAAAGAGGCAACTACGGCAGAAAAGGGCCCGCTGTCACCTTTCCTTTGAATTTTCGGTCGTGACGTAGCCTCGGGTCCGCGCCAATAAGGTCATGAGGACTGTATCTGTCCTCCATGTCCGCCATGTTCTGGATGATCATCTGCCGTACAACCAATTTTGCGTTCTCAGCGCTGAAGGCCGATTTCCCCTATTCTGCATCAACTGATACCACTCTCGGTTGCCGACACGATCTACGCTTCTGAGGCACGTGCTGGAAGGGGAGCCTGAGAACGATCGGTGCGCTGCCCAGTCGGCTGATTTCTCCCTTGACCGGTTGGAAAAGCTACACCCGCTTCATCGGCGAAGCTCCGCCCCTGAGTCTCGATGCCTCCACTCCAGGCCACAGTTCCAGCTCCCGCGCAGACGATGCCAATCAGCGGGGCTCCCTTCCAAACCATTGTGGTCTCCACCGGGGCGAGCCCGAGCCCCAGGGCGATTTCCTCGCCAACCACCACGAAGAACCCGAACGCCTCGGAAAGCCCCACAGGCGCGAAGGAAAACGCTTCTTGAAGGGCAACATCAAGCACGAAAAGAAGCAGTCCGGCCGCACCCCAGGAGCGCCGGAACGACCGCTGCAGGCGGCGCTACCGGCCTGAGTCGGCAAGCACGTAGCCGACGAGTCGAAGCGCCAGGGGTAACACTCTGGGGGCTCGTCTCCGCGCTCCTGAAAAAACAGGCCCGGTCCCGGGGCCCCGAAATCAACGGCTTTGCCGGGAAGACCAGCGATCGCGTCGGCAAGCAGGCCTGGGCCCCGGGAGACGAGACAGAACCGGATAGCGTGACCCGCTGGCAGACTCGCCGCCGGCGGAGGCGTCTTCTACAGGTGGTTCTTCCGCGGTAGAGGGCATGTGGTTGCTGGAAAAAGCGCTCTCAGGAACGCGTCGCTCCCCGGACAGACGCGCCATCCCTTCGGTGCCCGCAGGTGTTCACAAGCACATGGCGCGCGGACTCATAGCGCAAAGAACGTCGCGCTTCAAGGCGTTATTGCACCGGCGTCGGTCATACCGGTAATGGCCGACGCAGGGCGTATGTAGGACAGAATCGCGGTGATTGACTTGTGCGCTTCGCCGGTTCTTCGGAGCGAGTTTTCTTTCGTCGAAGGACCGATGGCGGATCGTGTCGTACGATGCTTACGTCGCGATTCCCGATGTCAGACCTTCCGACCTATTGAATTCTATCGGGGCGGCAGATGATTAAACGCACGGTGCGCCTCCTCCAGATCTTCTGTCTCAGCTAAAGGGCCCGCTCGTTTGATGCACCTTCCCGACCACGCGTCCATGCGGCCCGACCACGTCAGTCCGATTCCGATGCTAGATTCCAAGCGGGAGGCGGAGATGCTATGTCTGCTCCTCGACGCAGGACTGCACCCATGTCTCCAGGAAGGTTCCGATCAGGAAGGCCTCGATGAGAAAGGCACCGACGAGGATCGTGAGCAGGGCTCCGGTCTGAACCCCGAATGAGAAGCTACGTCATCGACCTGTCCCTGGCGACCGAGCGAAACCATCGAGGCAGCACTCACCACGCCCGATTTCAGCGGCGAAAGCGGCGTTGCCGAGACAAGCGCCGAAGATCTCGCTGAGAATCTCCGCGGCGGAAAGGCCCATCGCCGTTGGGAGGTGGACAATCACCTACGCGACCGAGCAGACCGTTGTCTTCTCCGCCATAGCAATGGTCCGACGCGGACTCATTGGGAGCGGCGGGGCCCAGTCTGTCTGGGAGACAAAAAGCGCAACCTTCGCCGCGATGCGCGCCTCCCCCACGTAGTCGGTCGTCTTCCCGAGCTTGGGCACCGACTCCTTTCTGAGCTCTTCGTCGTCCACCTTGACCGTGTCTTCCGTGTCGACCTTCCTCGTTTCGGAAACCTCCCTCATCGCGGCCTCGATTCCGCTCACCAAGCTACCCTGCCCCAGGGCAACCGTGAGGGTTCTGCACGCGAGGTCTTCCCTCGCAATGACGCCAATGAGCATCGGTGGGCCGTTCCTGGCGTTGTCCGTCCCCGTATCATCCAGGTACAAGAAGAGTCCCCGGTTCTGGCCGTCGGTCCCTTTTCCCAGGAAGACAAATGGGCACCAGGCCCCAAGATCAAACGTCTCCGGGCGAAGGCGACGTGGGGGAGACACCTCTGAGGTGATCTTCTCGACTGGCGTTGAGGGCCGATCGGAGAGGTCTAGAACGTACCGGTCGGGTCGCCACGCCGCAATGGCGGCGATGCGATGGATGTCTTCGAATGCCCTGCCCGCCCCGACCGTCTCCGGGGCCTCGGCGTGACGATTGCTTGCGATCGTTGCGGCAATCTCGCCGGCCGCAAAGCACCACTCGGCCCAGTCGGCGTGGCCTTCGGCTCCTCTGTTTCTGATCCTCCGGTCGTAGGTACCTACGAGACGGGGATATCGGGCAGTAAGCCTAGCGTGAAGTTGCTTTGGAATCCTACGGCAAGGGGCATCAGGGCGTTCTGGGCTTGATCCAGACACGGGACTCGGGATCTGCAGGATCTATCGTGACATGACTGGTTGCCGCGCGCAGTGCGGTGCTACAGCGCGGCGAGTTGCTACGACGTGGCGGGTGCCGTGGTTGTCTCCTCTGTGCTAGCCTCCATCCGGTAGTACTGATGGTACATCGTGTAGGATGTGGCCACCAGCACAAACGCCACGACCGGGAGGATGAGCGCCGACGTAGGATCGCCCGAGGCCGTGTGCGCGATCACCGCCGAGACGACGCTGATCGTGAAGCCGGCGTAGGTCCACTCTTTTACCGAGCGGGAGAGCACTGAGCGAGGGAGGGGCGTCACGAGAGCCACGGCCCCTAGGAGCTTCGCAATGCCAAGCTCAATCCGAAAGTAGTCTGGGAAGCCAAGTTGAGCGAACTTGCTGGCCATGTTCTCGGACACGAAGTACATCGTGCCGGAGCCGGCCATCATGAGAGCGAAAAGGACAGTCGATCCCCAGTAGACGTATTTTTTCATCAGGAGGGCGGCGAGTGTAGAAATAAGAGATCGTTTGGCCCGTCAATGGGCGTTCTGTTTGCTGTGCTCTGGTCCATCCGTGTCGTTTGTAAAGCCTTGGGGTACGAAAATCAAAATCAGATAGGGAGGTCTGATCCACTCTTCTGAAGGAGGCGGGGTTTGTATCAGACACTGGGCTGTGTAATCATTTGCGTGACCCCCTGTACCCGCCGCTGCCGCAATCCACCAGTTGTCCCCGTCTTTTGGGTGTCCAGAATTTAGCTGTTTTAGATCTAGTTGGGATGGTCACTGTTCATCGGCCCGGAGGATTTGTTCAATCTCGTCGGTAATGGCGTCAATCTCGGACTGCGCTTCCTTGTCGCCGGTCTCGTGGACGCTGCTCCCCTCGCCGAGAGCTCGGGCGTACGCAACGCGCTGGTTCGTTCCGGCATCCAGCCGGCCGAAGGGCGCCTCGTTGACGATCTGCTGGATCTGCTCGCCCATCTTCGAAGAGCCAGTCGCCCTGGAGATGACGAAGCGAGCATCGGGCCTTCCTTTCGTTAGATCTTGGTGGGCCTTGATGTCATCAACAACCTGCCCGATCCCCTTCGGGTCCGCCGCTGAAGGTCGCACGGGCACCAGAGTAAGGTCACTGGCCTTGATGGCCGAGACGGTCATCTCCTTCAGCTTTCCAACCGCATCGATGATTGCAATGTCGAATCCCTCGATGGATGAAAGTTTTTCGTGGACTGCAGGTTGATCTACGCCAATCGTCTCGGGCGCTTGGGACCCACTTTTGGCTGACCAGTCTCGTACAGTGCCCTGCTGGGGGTCTTGTGGGCCCGCATCCACCAGGAGCGGGCTGTAGCCTCTGTCCTGTAGCGTGACTGCAAGATTGGTAGCGATTGTAGTCTTTCCAACGTCGTCCTTCCGCTGAACGAGACCAATGGTGGTCATACCCATATGGAGGCGTAAAATTTATGATTGTATGCCGACTGGAGGCCGGAGACCATGCCACTGCGGGCAGTGTGCTGGGAAGCACTCAGTGGTTTTCTCGGTATGCATTTGTAGCGATACAGGCACTTAACGTACGCTCATTTAATTCCAGCTGTTCGTTGTCGGAAAACATCGGGGGTCGGGACTAATCCTCGGCTGCCACGAAGTAGCGAAGCACCGGCGCCGGGCTGGACAGAACGGCCCTGCGCAGCGCCGCGTAAGACTCCTTCCAGCATCGGGAAAACGCCAGTCTACTGCCGCTGAAACCGACGGCAACCGCACCGTTTTGCGAAGATCCAAGAATTGCCTTCCGTCCGCGCACCTGGCTCCGAGACGAAAGCAAGGGGGTCTCTCGTGCTCCAACTGTGCCGAAGGCGAGGTCCCCGCGAGAGAAAGACTTCCCTCAACAGGATAGCGTAAGAGCATGACCATTGGTTTGATTGTCGCCCTGTCAGGCACGGTGATTGTTTTCTTCCTCATTGCGCAGGTTGCCACCTATAGCCGACCGCAAGGCTCCCGTAGCCGGGACGAGGGCATCCTCCGGGAGGTAATGGTGGGGTTTGTCGTCGGCGCTTCGGTGCCTGCGATCGTCATTCTGTCTGTCTTTTTGCTCTTCGGCCAACTGAGTTGATCCGACAGAGCCGCTGCCAGCAGCTCGTCGCGATCGGACAGCCAAGTCCCAACGGCCGAGCCGATGGCTGGGCTTCTCTGCCCATTCCGGCATGAGTACAGCGTTTGCGGCCCGGAGGACTGCTTCTGTGGAGGGAGGATTCTACTGGGGAAGGGCTCCTTCCCCGATAAAAATGCTTCTTCGGGTGGACATAGATTTTCTCCTGTGAGGCAATTCCGTTTGCCGCCTACGTTTTGGTCCAGTAACCGACTGCCTCAACCAACCGTTCTCCAGCATGTCTTCCAGTTCCAGCGGGCGCGACCAGGAGGAAAGCCAGGATTCAGAGGCAGAAAGCAGCCCTGCCGAAGCTAGAGGCGCGATCAGAGACTTCCTCCGGGATCCTATGGGCACCGATCTCTTCAGCACCAACGGCAAGGGGTTCCCTATCGGAATGGTTCTTTTCATCCTGAACCTCATTGCTTTGATCGTCGTGATCGCACTTTCGTTGATCTTTCCGGGCCTGTTCTGAGTGGACCGGTTCTGGTTTCCTCGGCCAGGAAAAATACCCCTTTGCTCCGCGCTTTAGTGTTTTTGGTCTTCATTTCAGCTTTCGACAACCACCTGTCATCGGTTGTTGTAATCTGAGCCACAGCCTCCCTCCCCAGCGGACCGGGTAAGGTGGAGTTATCCCCCAGGAGCGTGCCAGGCGACCGTCGCCTCGAACGTCCCGCGTGCAGGGCCCTTGGCGCCGAGGCCAGCGTGCCCCTCGGCAAGTCAGAGGCCACCGGCACCTCCAGCCCATTCTCCTCAATCGGTGACGCCGGTAGCAAGACAGTTTCACGCGCATGCCCCGTCCCGCGGACCCGGACGGACCGGTGTGAATGGTTCCACGAAGGGGACCTCCAACTCGCCGGGCACTGTTGCCATCTCAAAGACGGAAGGGCGACCAGATCTGTCAGGAGATCTAACGTTCGACAGGAGTGGACACGGAATCCTCGTAAGGGGGGTCGGCCTCCCCTGACCATTCGTTGCCGAACCATGCCCGATTTACAAACACGTAGGCTGCGGGGAGAACCACCAGCGTAAGCAGCGTGGCGCTGAAGAGCCCACCGACCATCGGTGTGGCGAGCCGCTTCATCACCTGCGCGCCAGTGCCGGTCGAAAACATGAGCGGAAGAAGCCCGAAGAACGTGGTGAAGACCGTCATAAGCAACGGCCGTACGCGCATCACGGCGCCCTCCTCCAGTGCTGACCGAAGGGCACTGAGGGACGTTAGCCTCCCTTCCTCACGGTACCGCTCGATGGCCTCGTCGAGGTAGACGAGCATCACGACCCCGGTTTCGGCGGCCAGGCCCGCCACGGCGATCACGCCCACGCCCACAGCGATGCTCATGTTGAACTTCAGCCCCCACAGAAGCCACGCCGCCCCCACGAGACAAAACGGCAGCAGACCCAGCAAGAGGGCCGCCTTGGCCGCACTGCGAAAGTGCAGGAGTAGCAGCAGAAAAATGATGGCGAGGGTAATCGGCACCAGCAGTTGGAGGCGCTCATTGGCCCGTTCCATGTACTGGTACTGCCCGCTCCACGTCAGCGAATATCCGGCCGGGAGGTCCACCTCCTCGCGCACCACCTGCCTGGCCCTTTGTACGAACGAACCGATGTCTGTCGTCTCCGTGAGGTCCACGAACACCCAGGCATTGGGGCGCGCCTGCTCGCTTTTGATCATCGGCGGGCCCTCCACACGTTCCAGTGCTGCCAGTTGGCCGAGGGGCACCTGTCCACCCGTCGGCAACGGCACGCGCACACTGCGGAGGGCCGGCAGGTTGTCGCGCAGGCCGCGCGGGTAGCGTACGTTCACCGAATAGCGCTCCAGGCCCTCCACGGTTGTAGTCACGGGCATCCCTCCCACCGCCGTCTGGATGATGTCCTGCACGTCCCCAGTGGTGAGGCCGTAGCGGGACGCCGCGGACCGGTTCACGCTGATGTCGAGGAAGGTGCCCCCCATGACCCGCTCGGCGTAGACCGACTGTGTCCCGTCCAGCGGCGACAACGCCCCCTCCACCCGCTCCCCGATCTGCTCTAGCGTAGATAGGTCTGCCCCGGCAATCTTAATGCCCACCGGCGTCTTGATCCCCGTGGCCAGCATGTCGGTCCGCGCCTCAATGGGCTGGGTCCACGCGTTGGTGAGTCCTGGAATCTGCAGCGACTGATCCAGCTTGCTAATCAGCTTCTCCTTCGTCATCCCCTCTCGCCACTTGCTTTTTGGCTTCAGAATGATCGTCGTCTCCAACATCGACAGGGGTGCCGGGTCGGTGGCGGTCTCTGCCCGCCCCGCTTTGCCGAACACCGACTCTACCTCCGGAAAACTCTCGATAATGCGGTCGGTCTGCTGCAGGAGTTCTTTCGCCTTCTGCGGGGACACGCCCGGCAGGGTGGTGGGCATGTAGAGCAGGTCGCCCTCGTTCAGCGGCGGCATAAATTCCGATCCGATCTGGGGGAACGGCACCACCGGCTCCCCCAACGTCATGCGCTGCAGGGGCAGAACGGTGACCCCCAGAATCAGCACGGCCCCCACCAGCACGGTTCCGGGAAACCGCAGCACCCGCCGAATGACGGGCCGGTAGACACGGATAAAGAACCGGGCGATTGGGTTGTCCGCCTCCCGCCGGATCCGGCCTTTGACGAACGTCACCATGAGGGCAGGCACCAGCGTCACCGCCAGCAGCGACGCCGCGGCCATCGCAAAGGTTTTCGTGAACGCCAGCGGCCGAAACAGCCGCCCCTCTACCTGCTGCAGGGTAAAGACCGGCAGAAAGCTCACCGTCACGATCAACAGCGAAAAGAAGAGACTCGGCCCCACCTCTTTCGCCGCGGCCACCACCGCCTCCACCCGCGTTTCGTTGTCGAGTTGCGAATGTCGACCTCCGAGCTCTGATGGCTCAGAAATCCCCGGAATCCAGCTGAGCACCCTCCGCACCCCACTCACCTCCCCGTCTTCGGTCTGCCCATCCTCAATCTGATCATCCTCAATCTGCCCATCTTCT
This is a stretch of genomic DNA from Salinibacter grassmerensis. It encodes these proteins:
- a CDS encoding DoxX family protein, producing the protein MKKYVYWGSTVLFALMMAGSGTMYFVSENMASKFAQLGFPDYFRIELGIAKLLGAVALVTPLPRSVLSRSVKEWTYAGFTISVVSAVIAHTASGDPTSALILPVVAFVLVATSYTMYHQYYRMEASTEETTTAPATS
- a CDS encoding efflux RND transporter permease subunit, giving the protein MLKSIIEWSAHNRLLVALVTLLLAAGGTWATVNMPVDAFPDLSPTQVIIKTEYAGQGPKVVEEQVTYPLTTSLMSVPYAKTVRGYSMFGTSFVYVIFEDGTDLYWARSRVLESLSTVEEELPEAASAALGPDASGVGWVYQYTVRDTTGRHDLAELRSIQDFFLRYELQGVQGVSEIASVGGFEKQYQVVVDPQKLSAYNATIKDVRRALKRSNQDVGGRIMEMGEREFVVRGQGYLEGMGDIRAVGLRSDQGTPLTVGDVAQVRAGPELRRGIADVNGEGEAVGGIVVMRSGENAMEVIQRVEDRITELRASLPEGVYIEPEYNRRPLIERAISTLTTQLAEEMLVVAVVVMLFLLHVRSAFVALVTVPVGIVVSLLVMYLLGINANVMSLGGIAIAIGVMVDASLVMVENAHKHIERLREEDGQIEDDQIEDGQTEDGEVSGVRRVLSWIPGISEPSELGGRHSQLDNETRVEAVVAAAKEVGPSLFFSLLIVTVSFLPVFTLQQVEGRLFRPLAFTKTFAMAAASLLAVTLVPALMVTFVKGRIRREADNPIARFFIRVYRPVIRRVLRFPGTVLVGAVLILGVTVLPLQRMTLGEPVVPFPQIGSEFMPPLNEGDLLYMPTTLPGVSPQKAKELLQQTDRIIESFPEVESVFGKAGRAETATDPAPLSMLETTIILKPKSKWREGMTKEKLISKLDQSLQIPGLTNAWTQPIEARTDMLATGIKTPVGIKIAGADLSTLEQIGERVEGALSPLDGTQSVYAERVMGGTFLDISVNRSAASRYGLTTGDVQDIIQTAVGGMPVTTTVEGLERYSVNVRYPRGLRDNLPALRSVRVPLPTGGQVPLGQLAALERVEGPPMIKSEQARPNAWVFVDLTETTDIGSFVQRARQVVREEVDLPAGYSLTWSGQYQYMERANERLQLLVPITLAIIFLLLLLHFRSAAKAALLLGLLPFCLVGAAWLLWGLKFNMSIAVGVGVIAVAGLAAETGVVMLVYLDEAIERYREEGRLTSLSALRSALEEGAVMRVRPLLMTVFTTFFGLLPLMFSTGTGAQVMKRLATPMVGGLFSATLLTLVVLPAAYVFVNRAWFGNEWSGEADPPYEDSVSTPVER